A stretch of the Bartonella henselae str. Houston-1 genome encodes the following:
- a CDS encoding peptidylprolyl isomerase: MKFNFITLFLTSTLLASTNLGVMAQEGVKSVSNDLKTLEKASEKTVAPSHVMAVIDGKEVTAGQLDELALEINPGLARFSDEQRRITVLKAYLDMLALAKAAIKEGIDKSETYNKRMAVMRDNVLQQLYFKQTVVDQISDADLETLYKKEVAALPKEDEVKARHILVKTKKEAEAIIKRLNKGESFEEIAKKNSTDGSAAVGGDLGYFSHGQMVKPFEDAAFGLKVGEYTKKPVESPFGWHIIKIEDRRVKQPPVFDDVKEMLRTQLIKERYQKLIADLRKKIDVKYPDPNVTKLMQSLNQNEAPLSDETSDEEEAE; the protein is encoded by the coding sequence ATGAAATTTAATTTTATCACGCTGTTTTTGACATCAACTTTATTGGCAAGCACGAATTTAGGGGTGATGGCCCAAGAAGGCGTGAAGTCTGTGTCGAATGATTTAAAGACTTTGGAGAAAGCTTCTGAAAAAACGGTTGCTCCTTCTCATGTTATGGCAGTTATTGATGGGAAGGAAGTTACAGCAGGGCAATTAGATGAGTTAGCTCTCGAAATAAATCCTGGTTTAGCACGTTTTTCTGATGAACAACGCCGTATAACAGTTTTAAAAGCTTACTTGGATATGCTGGCGCTTGCTAAAGCGGCAATTAAAGAAGGTATCGATAAGAGTGAAACTTACAATAAACGTATGGCAGTTATGCGTGACAATGTTCTTCAGCAGCTTTATTTTAAACAGACAGTTGTTGATCAGATTTCAGATGCTGATTTGGAAACACTTTATAAAAAGGAAGTTGCTGCTTTACCCAAAGAAGATGAGGTTAAAGCACGTCATATTTTGGTCAAAACGAAAAAAGAAGCAGAAGCTATCATTAAGCGTTTAAACAAGGGGGAAAGTTTTGAAGAGATTGCAAAAAAGAATTCAACAGATGGTTCAGCTGCTGTTGGTGGCGATCTTGGTTATTTCAGTCATGGTCAAATGGTAAAGCCTTTTGAAGATGCTGCGTTTGGTTTGAAAGTTGGCGAATACACAAAAAAGCCTGTTGAAAGTCCATTTGGTTGGCATATTATCAAGATAGAAGATCGCCGTGTAAAACAACCTCCTGTATTTGATGATGTGAAAGAGATGTTGCGTACACAACTGATAAAAGAGCGCTACCAAAAACTCATTGCTGATTTGCGTAAAAAGATAGATGTAAAATATCCTGATCCTAATGTTACAAAACTCATGCAATCGCTTAATCAAAATGAAGCGCCGCTTTCGGATGAGACATCCGATGAAGAAGAAGCAGAATAG